Proteins from a genomic interval of Streptomyces sp. SID8374:
- a CDS encoding GNAT family N-acetyltransferase: MDELTAPEGFLLRPWLPADASAVLRAFAPAEMDRQSDRPVADRAGALAWIADRTRERGARTGYSWAVVGEEGEALGCVAVRAVNLAHGTGWVSYWTTEAARGRGVAPAGVRALARWAFGELGLYRLELGHRTDNPASCRVAVRAGFAPEGIERAKLRYGDQRYDVERHARLADDGVNFD, from the coding sequence ATGGACGAACTGACCGCCCCTGAAGGGTTCCTGCTGCGCCCCTGGCTCCCCGCCGACGCCTCCGCCGTACTCCGCGCCTTCGCCCCGGCCGAGATGGACCGCCAGAGCGACCGGCCCGTCGCCGACCGGGCCGGGGCGCTGGCCTGGATCGCGGACCGTACGCGGGAGAGGGGGGCCCGGACCGGCTACTCCTGGGCAGTGGTGGGGGAGGAGGGCGAGGCGCTAGGCTGTGTGGCCGTCCGTGCCGTCAACCTGGCCCATGGCACCGGCTGGGTCTCCTACTGGACCACCGAGGCGGCGCGCGGCCGGGGCGTTGCCCCCGCCGGGGTGCGGGCGCTGGCGCGGTGGGCGTTCGGCGAGCTCGGGCTGTACCGGCTGGAGCTGGGCCACCGGACCGACAACCCCGCCTCCTGCCGGGTCGCCGTACGGGCCGGGTTCGCGCCCGAAGGGATCGAGAGGGCCAAGCTGCGCTACGGCGACCAGCGGTACGACGTGGAGCGGCATGCCCGGCTCGCGGACGATGGTGTCAACTTTGATTGA
- a CDS encoding sigma factor-like helix-turn-helix DNA-binding protein, with product MTEATDLAARAGDRDPRVGLRAVAALRRLLEQLEAVQVRSARVQGWSWQEIAAELGVSRQAVHKKYGRR from the coding sequence ATGACCGAAGCAACGGATCTGGCCGCACGCGCCGGTGACCGCGACCCGCGCGTCGGGCTGCGGGCGGTGGCAGCGCTGCGGCGGCTGCTGGAGCAGCTCGAAGCCGTACAGGTACGCAGTGCCCGCGTCCAGGGCTGGTCGTGGCAGGAGATCGCCGCCGAGCTGGGTGTCAGCCGGCAGGCCGTACACAAGAAGTACGGGAGGCGCTGA